The sequence below is a genomic window from Ignavibacteriales bacterium.
TATCTCTTCAACAGTTTCCTGCTTGTTTGAATTTATACCAACAAATGTAATTCCTTTGGAAGAGTAATCTTTATAAAGCTGTGCCATGCGTTCATTGTACGCATTGGATACAGGGCATTGCGTCGCCATAAATATCATTACAATTGCTTTAGAAGATTTATAATCTGCAAGAGAATGCTTCGCACCATTATAATCTTCCAAAGTAAAATTCTCTACTTTCTTTCCAATCCCTGATGCGGGTAAAATAATTACTGATGTTAATAAAATTATTATCAGCAAAAAAAATCGTTTTAACATAATATATTCCTTTCAGAATTTTAATGATTGTTGCTCGATAAGTTTAAACGTAACGGG
It includes:
- a CDS encoding thioredoxin family protein, translating into MLKRFFLLIIILLTSVIILPASGIGKKVENFTLEDYNGAKHSLADYKSSKAIVMIFMATQCPVSNAYNERMAQLYKDYSSKGITFVGINSNKQETVEEIKNHSNEHGFKFTILKDWDNKIADKLEASVTPEVYILNNKLEIIYHGRIDDSRREEKATSKDTRTALDALLAGKSVEVQETKAFGCSIKRIQ